In one window of Syngnathus typhle isolate RoL2023-S1 ecotype Sweden linkage group LG7, RoL_Styp_1.0, whole genome shotgun sequence DNA:
- the yars2 gene encoding tyrosine--tRNA ligase, mitochondrial: MAASLARVCRYVLRHRSCFQQTTSVTLKCKFHRSVSVCNGLLRGLNKRGLVKDSFPDDAGHDRLPRLLQSGAQTVYCGFDPTADSLHVGHLLALIGLLHFRSAGHHVVAVLGGATAQIGDPSGKNSERELLSADAVEGNTRGIRESIHRIFTNHELHFHDGSKTQGTVTVLNNLSWYKDWNVVKFLSETGRHFRMGTMLSRHSVQSRLRSSEGMSLTEFTYQAFQAYDFYHLNQLYGCKIQLGGTDQLGNLMSGHDFIHKVSGEEVYGLTLPLVTSSTGDKLGKTAGNAVWLNRDKTSPFELYQFFLRQPDASVEGFLKLFTFLPLAEVENLMEQQRADPGKRLAHKRLAAEVTKLVHGKEGLESAKRCTNTLYHSSVQALEEMSDSELQELFREAPFHELLLEPGTTIIDACRRVNAIPDGPKGYRMVSEGAVWLNHQRTDNPEQVLIPKVHILANGLTLLRVGKKNFHIIKWLSL, from the exons ATGGCTGCCTCCTTGGCCAGAGTTTGCCGCTATGTTTTACGACACAGGTCTTGCTTTCAGCAAACTACAAGCGTTACACTCAAATGCAAATTCCACCGTTCGGTTTCTGTGTGCAACGGGCTTCTACGCGGACTCAATAAACGCGGACTCGTGAAGGACTCTTTCCCGGATGACGCGGGGCACGATCGACTCCCTCGCCTGCTTCAGTCGGGTGCTCAGACCGTGTACTGCGGCTTTGACCCCACGGCCGACAGCCTTCACGTCGGCCACCTGCTCGCCCTCATCGGCCTGTTGCACTTCCGAAGCGCCGGTCACCATGTGGTCGCCGTGCTCGGCGGGGCCACTGCGCAAATTGGCGACCCAAGCGGAAAGAACAGTGAGCGAGAACTGCTGTCCGCGGACGCCGTGGAGGGTAACACGCGCGGCATCCGCGAGAGCATCCACAGAATTTTCACCAACCACGAACTGCACTTCCACGACGGCTCCAAGACGCAAGGGACCGTGACTGTTTTGAACAACTTGAGCTGGTACAAAGACTGGAACGTGGTCAAGTTCCTGTCTGAGACCGGGAGACACTTCCGCATGGGGACCATGCTCAGCCGCCACAGCGTCCAGTCCAGGCTGCGCAGCTCGGAAGGAATGAGTCTGACCGAGTTCACCTACCAGGCGTTCCAGGCGTACGACTTCTACCACCTGAACCAACTCTACGGCTGCAAGATCCAACTGGGAGGCACCGACCAGCTGGGAAACCTCATGTCTGGCCACGACTTCATTCACAA AGTGAGCGGCGAGGAGGTGTACGGCCTCACCCTCCCGCTGGTCACCAGCTCGACAGGCgacaagctgggcaagacagcGGGCAACGCCGTGTGGCTCAACCGTGACAAGACGTCTCCCTTTGAGCTCTACCAGTTTTTTCTGCGGCAGCCTGACGCCAGCGTGGAAGG GTTCCTGAAGCTCTTCACCTTTCTGCCGCTGGCTGAGGTGGAGAACCTGATGGAGCAGCAGCGAGCAGATCCCGGTAAACGGCTGGCACATAAGCGACTCGCAGCTGAAGTGACAAAGCTGGTCCATGGGAAGGAGGGTCTGGAAAGTGCCAAGAG gtgCACCAATACTCTGTACCACAGCAGCGTGCAGGCACTGGAGGAGATGAGCGACTCGGAGCTGCAGGAGCTCTTCCGAGAGGCTCCCTTCCATGAACTTCTGCTGGAACCAGGGACCACCATCATCGATGCCTGCCGCAGGGTCAATGCCATCCCAGACGGTCCCAAAGG GTATCGGATGGTTTCGGAGGGAGCGGTGTGGCTCAACCACCAGCGGACAGACAACCCGGAGCAGGTGCTCATCCCCAAGGTCCACATCCTGGCCAACGGCCTCACGCTGCTCCGAGTGGGCAAGAAAAACTTCCATATTATCAAGTGGCTCAGTCTGTGA
- the cdkn1bb gene encoding cyclin dependent kinase inhibitor 1Bb yields the protein MSDVRLSNGSPTLERNEPRLSEHPKPSACRILFGSVDHDELQRDFKRHQREMEEAAAAKWNFDFGSDIQLENDTGYRWELVDCRDVPGFYTRPPRLKRRGSGNNHVDVNGNHRCVVREPAEERAGGPTSCPEQCTALRKRPASHEPTTQNKRSHSSPAEYPNRSRSAEHTPRKRSGSPGRQT from the exons atgtccgATGTTCGACTTTCCAACGGCAGCCCGACGTTGGAGCGGAACGAGCCGCGCTTGTCGGAGCACCCGAAGCCGTCAGCCTGCCGGATCCTATTCGGTTCGGTGGACCACGACGAGCTCCAACGGGATTTCAAGAGACACCAGCGGGAGATGGaggaggccgccgccgccaagtGGAACTTCGACTTCGGCTCGGACATCCAACTGGAAAACGACACCGGATACCGCTGGGAGCTGGTGGACTGTCGCGACGTGCCGGGATTCTATACGCGGCCGCCGCGGCTGAAGCGAAGAGGCTCGGGGAATAACCATGTGGATGTAAACGGGAACCACCGCTGTGTTGTCCGGGAGCCTGCGGAAGAGCGTGCGGGTGGACCGACGTCGTGCCCGGAGCAGTGTACCGCGTTGAGGAAGAGACCGGCCAGCCACG AGCCCACTACCCAAAATAAGAGGTCGCACAGCAGCCCGGCTGAGTATCCAAACCGGAGTCGCTCCGCCGAACACACGCCCAGAAAGAGGAGCGGAAGCCCGGGGAGGCAAACGTGA